The DNA window GTCCGTGGTGTTGTCGAAAGCGTAGTATCCCTGCCGGTAGAAGCTCGCATCGAACTTCGGATTGATGACGAGATAGTTCGTTGGAGCCCACTGCACGCCGAAGCCGCCGCCCAGATTGTAACCAAAACGCACATGTGCATCGTTGGTTCTGTGTAGACTGCTCCCGGCATAGGTGTCCTGCGCAACGCCCGCTACGCGGACGTAGGGAACGATCGCCAGGTTGCGGGTGATCGGGAAGATCCAACCGGGCTCGAGCCCCAGACTGTAGCGGTTAGCCTTAAAACCGTGGATGCGGCCGAAAGCAAAAGAGACCGAATCGCCGAGATAGAAATTGCCGAAATGGGAACTGCCGAACGCCCGGATTTGCGGAGTGCTTCCGCCGCCGCTATAGGTGGTAGCGCCAAACGTGATGGTCTCGGAATCGTTGTATCGATTGAGTATCCTGCTCAGACCATCGTGGGCGAAAGCCGCTGGCGCGATGGCAAACAGGGCGGCTGCGGTGATGATTGCTTTCTTCTTCACTACATTTCCTCTTGTTGCTGAGTGGTTGGAATGCCAGCGCGCTGGACTTGCTGTGCGCTGGCGGTAGACCGCCTCAGTGGGCGGAAACGCTGGCCGGGACGGTGACGCCCAGATCGGCGGGCGGGGTCTTGCCGGCGGCGCGGAACAGGGCGTCGATGACCTGGGGGTCGGTGACGATTTGGTTGACGGCCTTGTTTAGTAGATCCTTTGCAATCTGTGACCGATAAGCTACCGTTGAAAAGTTGAGTATATTATCGTCAAAAAGTTTTTTGTGGACGAGGACCTTTTTTGATAAAAAAGTTTTTTTGTTTGACTTTACCGTTATCGTTATATCCGCTTCTCCTTTTTGCGTTAGACCGGAAAATCCATTTGTCTCATGTGAAAAGAAATGGTTTATCACTACTACCATTTTGTCGCCGTGATCCTTCGACATGGCAAATCCGCGATCGGTAAGCGCGGCCTCCAAAGCTGTCTTGAAATCTTTGGCGACGTGCATGTAGACTCCGGCCATTGGAATATCGTAACCGTCCTTCTCGACGCTAATTTCGTTTTTATGTTTTTTATCATTTTGCACCAAGACGTACACGCGAACATTTGACGCGGGTGCGATCCTTGTGTCGGCCGTGTTCGGCGTGTACGTCGGGTGTACCGTATCCGGCACGAACGCGCAGCCAGCAAGCATGGCAGTTGAAATGAGGATTGCCGCCTTCGCGGTAATGGTTGTCTTGCGGGACATGGTTTTCTCCTTATTTTCGGGTTGCCTTTAGCTATTATACCATGTTACGAAGGTCCTCCCGATCCGCCGACCGTCCCGGCTGAACCACCGCCGAAGAACGGATTGCCCTGGGCGTCCTTCTCCGCGAGTTGGCTCATCTGTTGCAGGCTTTCGCCTTTGGCCGCTTCCGATTTGTTGTTTCTAAACTCCTGGTATCCCGCACCGAATCCCGCCGGATCCTGGTTCGGATTGCCCTCGGTCTCGGCGGCTGCCTGCGGCTGGTAGTCCCACTGGCCGGTGGATTGGGTTGGGTTCGTATCCACAGTCAACGACTCCGCCCTAAAGGACGGAGCTTGCATCCAGGCTCCACCGCAATTCCGCGTATCTCGAAAGACGCGCGGCTTTGGTTTCATCGCCTGATGCTTCAGGGGCGGCTGACAATCGCCCCGTCCTCACCCAGTCCTGCCGGATGAGGAGCGTTCGCATGCTGATGTTTCTGGCAGCCACTAAATCGGCATGGAGAGTATGACCGCATTGGGCACACACAAACAGCAACCCATGATCGGGCCGATTCTCCTGCCCGATATGTCCGCAAATTGGG is part of the Acidithiobacillus caldus ATCC 51756 genome and encodes:
- a CDS encoding YajG family lipoprotein codes for the protein MSRKTTITAKAAILISTAMLAGCAFVPDTVHPTYTPNTADTRIAPASNVRVYVLVQNDKKHKNEISVEKDGYDIPMAGVYMHVAKDFKTALEAALTDRGFAMSKDHGDKMVVVINHFFSHETNGFSGLTQKGEADITITVKSNKKTFLSKKVLVHKKLFDDNILNFSTVAYRSQIAKDLLNKAVNQIVTDPQVIDALFRAAGKTPPADLGVTVPASVSAH